The following proteins come from a genomic window of Dermacentor albipictus isolate Rhodes 1998 colony chromosome 8, USDA_Dalb.pri_finalv2, whole genome shotgun sequence:
- the LOC135917135 gene encoding zinc carboxypeptidase-like isoform X4 encodes MTRFHLCLIVSLLLATVGGSKSLPASELAKRANYTGYKLVSVTAPNEESRSVLSSLADSLQLDVWRDATGFGTPALVLLKPQAAAEFFETASKKGLAVSTNSQDLQELLDNERKEVHFATYSKTSDRFERYLTYDEFKDALQQYAKEYDHVTYTSIGRSYEGRDIIGVHIKAKENLPIVFLECGIHAREWIVHATCLYIIDQLATHYGKKGDISRLLSTYEWRIYPIVNPDGYEYSHTTDRLWRKNRSHSRFSECIGADVNRNFDIGQYCTGRSSTDPCEPSYCGDEPFSEPESRAVRDALGATRGRTEFYFTLHNFGLLWMFAYAHRTQKVPEHDELMNISARASEAMKKIRGNEFDYGPISTTLYRSSGHSVDWAYENGGVKKAFIVELEPSWRTTNPNKGFVLPVREILSTVKEAWVGIKAAVAP; translated from the exons ATGACACGCTTTCACTTATGCCTAATCGTGTCTTTGCTTCTGGCCACCGTGGGTGGATCGAAGTCGCTGCCGGCATCTGAGCTGGCGAAGCGTGCTAACTACACTGG GTACAAACTGGTATCAGTTACTGCCCCCAACGAGGAGAGCCGCAGCGTCTTATCGTCCCTGGCAGATTCGTTGCAG CTCGACGTTTGGCGAGACGCCACCGGTTTCGGCACCCCGGCACTCGTACTGTTGAAACCTCAAGCGGCGGCCGAGTTCTTCGAGACCGCTTCGAAGAAGGGTCTCGCCGTGTCAACGAACTCGCAGGACTTGCAAGA GCTTCTAGATAATGAACGCAAAGAAGTGCATTTTGCGACATATTCGAAGACCTCAGATCGCTTCGAGAGGTACCTGACGTACGACGAG TTCAAAGACGCCCTGCAGCAGTACGCCAAGGAGTACGACCACGTGACCTACACGTCCATTGGTCGGTCGTATGAAGGCAGGGACATCATCGGTGTGCAC ATCAAGGCTAAGGAGAACCTACCCATCGTGTTTCTCGAATGCGGAATCCACGCCAGAGAATGGATCGTACACGCTACCTGCCTCTACATAATCGATCAG CTGGCGACACATTACGGGAAGAAAGGAGACATCAGCCGGCTGTTGTCCACCTACGAGTGGCGCATCTACCCGATAGTCAACCCTGACGGCTACGAGTACTCGCACACTACG gaccGTCTGTGGAGGAAGAACCGATCACACAGTCGCTTCAGCGAGTGCATCGGCGCCGACGTGAACCGGAACTTTGACATTGGCCAGTATTGCA CCGGGCGCTCCAGCACCGACCCCTGCGAGCCTTCGTACTGCGGGGACGAACCGTTCTCGGAGCCCGAGTCCCGAGCCGTTCGGGACGCCCTCGGGGCGACCCGAGGTCGCACCGAGTTCTACTTTACGCTGCACAACTTCGGCCTGCTGTGGATGTTCGCCTACGCCCACAGAACCCAGAAAGTTCCGGAACACGACGAATTG ATGAACATCTCTGCGAGAGCATCTGAGGCCATGAAGAAAATTAGGGGAAATGAATTCGACTATGGGCCTATTTCGACGACTCTGT acCGATCGTCCGGGCACAGCGTCGACTGGGCCTACGAGAACGGAGGCGTCAAGAAGGCCTTCATAGTCGAGCTCGAGCCATCGTGGCGCACCACCAACCCTAACAAGGGCTTCGTGCTGCCCGTCAGAGAGATACTGTCCACGGTCAAGGAGGCGTGGGTGGGCATCAAGGCAGCCGTGGCGCCCTAA